A genomic stretch from Oncorhynchus gorbuscha isolate QuinsamMale2020 ecotype Even-year linkage group LG20, OgorEven_v1.0, whole genome shotgun sequence includes:
- the LOC124006836 gene encoding uroplakin-1b-like, whose product MTPDLDTKDRCFRALLIQGNLVIACCGIALMAMCIFFISDRAGLYVLVYATGNDSIWRGAWIGLFTGFALFCTSIFGMHAIVVSKRNILLAYILLMVIIYAFEVASAITAATHKDWFVPELFLKQMLQNYNKPLPDNLPSTQDQIYVINGITEAWNRFMTESKCCGVYGPEDWVKYESHFRQQNTDADNPWPRQCCQQDAMGAISHLEACKIGVSPFLHVQGCYDYIAGPLIRHSFGVSWFGFAILCWTFFVILGVIFHYTQLDI is encoded by the exons ATGACACCTGATTTGGACACCAAGGACCGCTGCTTTAGGGCCTTGCTTATCCAAGGCAATTTGGTCATTGCA TGCTGCGGGATTGCCTTGATGGCCATGTGTATCTTCTTCATATCGGATCGAGCCGGATTGTATGTTTTGGTCTATGCTACAGGAAATGACAGCATCTGGAGGGGAGCCTGGATAGGCCTTTTCACTGGGTTTGCCCTTTTCTGCACATCGATCTTTGGAATGCACGCCATAGTTGTGTCCAAAAGAAATATCCTACTTGCT TACATCCTCCTGATGGTGATCATATATGCATTTGAGGTGGCATCAGCTATTACTGCTGCAACACATAAAGACTGG TTTGTCCCTGAACTCTTCCTGAAGCAAATGCTACAGAACTACAACAAACCTCTACCAGATAATCTGCCCAGCACCCAGGACCAGATCTATGTAATCAACGGGATAACAGAAGCATGGAACCGGTTCATGACTGAG TCTAAGTGCTGTGGAGTGTACGGGCCAGAGGATTGGGTGAAGTATGAGTCCCACTTCAGGCAGCAGAACACAGATGCTGATAATCCTTGGCCCAGACAATGCTGTCAGCAGGATGCTATGGGAGCCATCAGCCATTTAGAAGCCTGCAAAATTGGGGTTAGCCCTTTCCTGCATGTACAG GGTTGTTATGATTACATTGCTGGTCCTTTGATTAGACACAGCTTTGGAGTCTCATGGTTTGGATTCGCCATATTGTGTTGGACA TTCTTTGTGATACTGGGAGTCATTTTCCACTACACTCAGTTGGATATCTGA
- the LOC124006835 gene encoding rho GTPase-activating protein 31-like, which yields MKNKGAKQRSKKKGCDNAFDCDLTEHLQNSGKDVPQVLRTCAEFIEKHGVVDGIYRLSGVTSNIQRLRQEFCSELCPDLTKEVYLQDIHCVGSLCKLYFRELPNPLLTYELYKKFTDAVSVQEDHERLQHIQEVIKELPLPHFRTLEYLTKHLAHLATLSPQTNMHTRNLALVWAPNLLRSKDIEIASCNGDMAFQEVRVQQTVVEFILNHTEQIFNHAAAPIKTKEGPSLMCGEKYATLPISGQGGPMKLMSLEEAQARSLSPNHPARKERQRDSSLPDTSAATLYHTVIDISDTKGKVSGKSKKWKFIFNLGKSVTDSKGRLSRNGSVFMKAQNITEKAAIRPARSMDSLCSLQADDDKAGNFSSAGGANGFFAPGIKSRTLESGTLHDVSEQDQRREFEMKSLSEATGGSSPNMKRRGSPSVSPPQQKALPEQLKVFKGEDDLSSCQPSSPKNRRMLCSGSTHSSASRPSFPGSLFPESSPRHQRKALNISEPFAVSVPLRVSAVISSNSTPCRAQGKERPAAAALKPSRETSQSEQSDSSGSSSYREHPLGESSVVSESSIYSNSSSTPVEKEERPAERSREEAGFKRVTEVSRSEGEVNNVQGKVGVSDLRQSSTPTTREEDQEKLQFPGEQLDNPPAPQYEPKELTQLDLGSLPIKEELWSDLHLELKITEPEIDIMDEEIMPVFCSTKKTCEDVKEMPDAPAKRRSSLPTHSLLYKGQPLMPTRPALTYHGADTVAHSARKHSSDTQFPNDKMLHFTVGTDMQNTPLHAADSTHKTKNKLHTSSKSKLPETDNPTFVKPRPVVTHLAEPSLHSTQQSQVTKSLQPGDVVTDVGTSVAEKGKEPSGKSKSQDGVKGVFHDNGKNALSVVMGGIERLSICLEERPHHTLGRPHQDDEDGCGGHSELEDLEEEPWEEVFSSTKQWVTSPLHSPTLKDLFGKLDVSSSCSAGEGLSSKELNVPPLSRDDKSTNGSCPFTSIEVFPGKRSQACSSKTETKVTHLLPLPSKTTLVGDDATGTQRGNSCTAKQKNTSSSQRFHRQMSSEASHSGKIEQNSFSKHRPYSLNLDLGHRRIRDISNQQNLESAELSSIQRGAVTPSGTKSNGLSQELELFLSHPQAPVRRNSAPVSVSSVRTAFMVKTCQAKAVPVIPPKVQYSHIPHPRQDKGSGAGKGPEKEFTKTRGDKLDPVPLLPSMRDLKEELENKEPVPKSQIRQPIAEKSTETNKTTPTSDPPVLRRKRSSNAEAFSDCPRPERSTVLQRPSFRNRQRPQSLILFSPPFPIMDHPPLGDDAKLILSPIRRPTEISALDVFSKEMAENLRTPEGVTLQNKMTIPKSGQRLETSTSCFYQPQRRSMIFDSRNHRQIE from the exons TTCCTCAAGTTTTAAGGACATGTGCAGAGTTCATTGAGAAACATGGTGTTGTGGATGGAATATACAGGCTCTCGGGAGTCACCTCAAATATCCAGCGACTAAG ACAGGAATTTTGCTCTGAGTTGTGCCCTGACCTCACAAAGGAGGTGTACCTCCAGGACATCCACTGTGTGGGCTCCTTGTGCAAGCTGTACTTCAGGGAGCTACCCAATCCCCTGCTCACTTATGAGCTTTACAAGAAATTCACT GACGCCGTCTCAGTCCAGGAGGATCATGAAAGGCTACAACATATCCAGGAAGTCATTAAAGAGCTACCACTCCCCCACTTTAG GACTCTGGAATATCTTACCAAGCATCTGGCCCACCTGGCCACCTTAAGTCCCCAGACTAACATGCACACCCGCAACCTGGCCTTGGTATGGGCTCCAAACCTATTGCG CTCGAAAGATATTGAAATTGCATCCTGCAATGGGGACATGGCTTTCCAGGAGGTGCGGGTTCAGCAGACTGTGGTTGAGTTCATCTTAAATCACACTGAGCAGATCTTCAACCACGCAGCTGCACCAATAAAAACAAAAGAAG GACCCAGTTTGATGTGTGGGGAGAAGTATGCCACTCTTCCTATCAGTGGCCAAGGTGGGCCAATGAAGCTGATGAGCCTAGAGGAGGCCCAGGCCCGCTCCCTGAGCCCGAACCACCCAGCACGGAAAGAACGACAACGGGACAGCAGTCTACCTGACACCAGCGCGGCAACACTATACCATACCGTCATAGACATATCGGATACCAA aGGAAAGGTTTCTGGGAAATCGAAGAAGTGGAAATTCATCTTCAACCTGGGCAAGTCTGTGACGGACTCTAAGGGAAGACTGAGTCGGAACGGGAGCGTGTTCATGAAAGCACAGAACATCACAG AAAAGGCAGCTATCCGACCAGCGAGAAGCATGGACTCTTTGTGCTCTCTGCAGGCAG ATGATGACAAGGCAGGAAATTTCAGCTCAGCAGGCGGGGCCAACGGTTTCTTTGCGCCCGGCATAAAATCCAGAACACTTGAATCTGGCACGCTCCATGATGTCAGTGAACAGGACCAGAGGCGGGAGTTTGAGATGAAGAGTTTGAGCGAGGCCACAGGTGGCAGCAGCCCTAATATGAAGAGAAGGGGCTCTCCAAGTGTCTCACCACCACAGCAGAAGGCTCTACCCGAACAACTGAAGGTTTTCAAAGGCGAGGATGACCTCAGCAGCTGCCAGCCCAGCTCCCCTAAGAACAGGAGGATGCTGTGTTCTGGCTCCACCCACAGCAGTGCATCCAGGCCCTCCTTCCCTGGAAGTCTCTTTCCAGAGTCCTCCCCCAGGCATCAGCGCAAGGCTCTCAACATATCAGAGCCCTTTGCTGTGTCTGTGCCCCTGAGGGTGTCTGCAGTCATCAGCTCCAACAGCACTCCCTGCAGGGCACAAGGGAAGGAGAGGCCTGCTGCAGCTGCTCTGAAACCAAGCAGAGAGACCTCCCAGTCAGAACAGAGTGACAGTAGTGGCAGCTCAAGTTACAGAGAGCACCCCCTTGGAGAGAGCAGTGTTGTGAGTGAgagcagtatctacagtaacagcAGCTCAACCCCagtggaaaaggaggagagaccagcagagaggagcagagaggaggcaggTTTCAAAAGGGTGACAGAAG TTTCAAGAAGTGAAGGAGAGGTGAACAATGTTCAAGGGAAGGTGGGAGTATCTGACCTGAGACAGTCTTCCACTCCCACCACAAGAGAGGAAGATCAAGAGAAACTGCAATTTCCTGGGGAACAACTGGACAACCCGCCAGCACCACAGTATGAGCCAAAAGAACTGACACAACTG GATTTGGGATCTTTACCTATCAAGGAAGAGCTGTGGTCTGACCTCCATCTTGAGCTGAAAATTACTGAGCCTGAGATTGACATCATGGACGAGGAGATAATGCCTGTTTTCTGTTCCACTAAGAAAACTTGTGAGGATGTTAAGGAAATGCCAGATGCTCCAGCAAAAAGAAGAAGCAGCCTTCCAACTCACTCATTATTATATAAGGGACAGCCTTTGATGCCCACCAGGCCTGCGCTGACCTATCACGGTGCTGACACTGTAGCACATTCAGCAAGAAAGCACTCCTCAGACACACAATTTCCAAATGACAAAATGTTACATTTCACGGTTGGCACAGATATGCAAAATACACCTCTACACGCTGCTGATTCAACAcataaaacaaaaaacaaactaCACACTTCCTCAAAATCTAAGCTCCCAGAAACTGATAACCCCACTTTCGTCAAGCCACGGCCTGTGGTTACTCACCTCGCAGAGCCAAGTTTACATTCTACTCAACAAAGCCAGGTCACAAAAAGTTTGCAGCCAGGGGATGTCGTAACAGACGTAGGCACGTCTGTAGCAGAGAAAGGAAAAGAGCCATCGGGGAAAAGTAAAAGTCAAGATGGGGTCAAAGGGGTTTTCCATGACAATGGAAAGAATGCTTTGTCAGTTGTCATGGGAGGCATTGAGAGGCTTTCAATATGTTTGGAAGAAAGACCCCACCACACCTTGGGGCGACCACACCAAGACGATGAGGATGGATGTGGAGGACACTCCGAGTTGGAGGACTTGGAGGAGGAACCTTGGGAGGAGGTCTTCAGCTCCACCAAACAGtgggtgaccagtcctctccaTTCACCCACACTTAAGGATTTGTTTGGAAAACTAGATGTGTCATCGTCTTGTTCTGCAGGAGAAGGTTTGAGCTCCAAAGAACTAAACGTTCCTCCTCTATCTAGAGATGACAAATCAACAAATGGATCATGTCCTTTTACGAGCATAGAAGTGTTCCCAGGAAAGAGGTCCCAGGCATGCAGCAGCAAAACAGAGACCAAAGTCACACATCTACTTCCCTTACCCTCCAAAACCACCCTGGTTGGTGATGATGCAACTGGAACACAAAGAGGAAACAGCTGCACAGCCAAACAGAAaaacacctcctcctcccagaGGTTTCACAGACAGATGTCTTCTGAAGCATCTCATTCAGGAAAAATAGAGCAGAACAGCTTTTCCAAACACAGGCCCTACTCACTCAATTTGGATTTAGGACATCGACGCATCAGAGACATTTCCAATCAGCAAAACCTTGAATCAGCTGAGTTGTCCTCCATTCAGAGAGGGGCAGTGACCCCGTCTGGGACCAAATCCAACGGCCTGTCCCAGGAACTGGAGCTGTTCCTGAGCCATCCACAGGCCCCTGTGCGCCGGAACTCGGCCCCCGTCAGTGTGTCGTCTGTCAGGACGGCCTTCATGGTAAAAACGTGTCAGGCCAAAGCCGTGCCTGTCATCCCCCCCAAGGTGCAGTACAGCCACATACCTCATCCTAGGCAAGACAAGGGCTCTGGTGCAGGAAAGGGACCAGAGAAAGAATTCACAAAAACCAGGGGAGATAAACTAGATCCTGTACCTCTTCTTCCCTCTATGAGGGATCTAAAGGAGGAGTTGGAGAATAAGGAGCCAGTGCCCAAATCCCAGATAAGGCAGCCTATTGCAGAGAAATCTACAGAGACTAATAAAACTACACCTACTTCAGACCCACCGGTGCTAAGAAGGAAACGCTCCTCCAATGCAGAGGCCTTTTCTGATTGTCCAAGACCTGAACGGTCTACTGTTCTACAAAGGCCATCCTTTAGGAACCGCCAGAGACCACAGAGCCTCATCTTGTTCAGTCCACCCTTTCCCATCATGGATCACCCACCACTGGGGGATGATGCCAAGCTCATCCTCTCGCCCATCAGACGTCCAACTGAAATATCAGCACTTGATGTATTTTCCAAAGAGATGGCAGAGAACCTCAGGACCCCAGAGGGGGTGACACTGCAGAACAAAATGACAATACCCAAGAGTGGACAGAGACTGGAGACCTCGACCAGCTGCTTTTATCAGCCACAGAGGAGGTCCATGATATTTGACAGCAGAAACCACAGGCAGATTGAATGA